TGGCCTATGCCATTGCCGTCTCCACCGTGCTGTTCCAAACAGTCACCAACAATCGCATCCTCACCCCGTCGGTGATGGGTTTCGATTCGCTTTACGTGCTGATGCAGACCGGGCTGATCTTCGTATTCGGCTCGGCAACCGTTGTGATGATCGATCCGCAGCTGAAGTTCATCGTCGAAACCGCGCTGCTCGTCATCTTTTCCGCCCTGCTCTATCGCTGGCTTTTTGTCGGCGCAGAACGCAGCCTGCATCTTCTGGTACTGGTCGGTATCGTCTTCGGCGTCTTTTTCCGCAGCCTCTCGGGCTTCATGCAGCGCGTGCTGGACCCCAATGAATATACCGTGCTGCAGGATGTGCTGTTCGCCACCTTCAACTCCATCGATCCCACGCTTCTGACGATCTCGGCGATCATTATCGGCGTCGTGACCATCATCGGGCTGCGCCTCATGCACACGCTCGACGTTCTCTCGCTGGGCCGGGCAACGGCCATCGGCCTCGGCGTCGAATATAAACGCACGGTCACCATCATCCTCGTGCTGGTGTCTGTGCTGGTCGCCGTCTCCACCGCGCTCGTCGGCCCGGTCATGTTCTTCGGCCTGCTGGTCGCCGCACTTGCCCATTATCTTACCGGCAACGGCAAACATGCCTATGTGCTGCCGGCAGCGATCCTCATTGCCGTCATCTGCCTTGTCGGTGGCCAGGTGGCGCTGGAGCGCATCTTCGCCTTCGATACGGCGCTTTCCATCATCATCGAATTTCTGGGCGGTATCGTCTTTATCGGTCTTATCTTGAAGCGGGGTGCGCGATGATCATCGCCAGTCAGATCAGCAAATCCTATGGCGATACGCTCGTCGTCGACGGTGTCTCCGTCTCCATTCCGGCAGGCGGCGTCACCTCCATCATCGGCCCGAACGGGGCGGGAAAATCGACGCTGCTCTCCATCGTGGCGCGACTGATGTCGATGGACACGGGAACCGTCACGGTGGACGGGCTGGATGTGACCAAAACCCCGTCAGAGACGCTGGCGAAGCGGCTCTCCATTCTGCGGCAGGACAACCACATCTCCTCGCGGCTGACGGTGCGCGACCTCGTCGGTTTCGGCCGCTACCCCTATTCCAAGGGCCGTCCCACCATTGAGGACAAGGTCCATATCGACCGGGCGCTGGAATATCTGCATCTCGAAAACCTGGCCGGCCGGTTTCTGGATGAGCTTTCCGGCGGCCAGCGCCAGCGCGCCTTCGTGGCCATGGTGCTGTGTCAGGATACGGATTACGTACTGCTCGACGAACCGCTCAACAATCTCGACATGAAACATGCTTCCGGCATGATGAAGATCATGCGCCGCGCCGCAGACGAGCTGAAGAAAACAGTGGTTCTGGTGCTGCACGACATCAACTTCGCCTCCTGGTATTCCGACACCATCATCGCCATGCGCGAAGGCCGTATATGCCACCAGGGGCCGGCAGACGGGATCATCAGCCCTGATATCCTTGAGGATATCTACGACATGCCGATCCGCGTCGAAGAGATAGACGGCCGCCGCATCTGCCTGTTTTACGAATGACATGATGATTGCGCAGGATTTTTGCCGCCGCAGTGCTTAACATGGAACAGGGCCACAGGCCCGGACGTTAATCGACAGACTTTTCCAAAGCGGCATTCCGTCCGCAACTTCAGGAGACATCGATGAAGACGCACAAGACGAAGAACGACCTGCCTTCCAACGCCAAGTCGACCGTGATCGGCATTCTGAACGAATCTCTCGCCTCGGTGATCGATCTCGCGCTTGTCACCAAGCAGGCGCACTGGAACCTGAAAGGCCCGCAATTCATCGCCGTCCACGAACTTCTCGACACCTTCCGCACCCAGCTCGACAATCACGGCGATACGAT
This window of the Agrobacterium fabrum str. C58 genome carries:
- a CDS encoding iron chelate uptake ABC transporter family permease subunit; this translates as MHERHPDRRAKTVLIILAAVSLICMAAFMTLGAKGSWSFVLPFRGIKLLSLLLVAYAIAVSTVLFQTVTNNRILTPSVMGFDSLYVLMQTGLIFVFGSATVVMIDPQLKFIVETALLVIFSALLYRWLFVGAERSLHLLVLVGIVFGVFFRSLSGFMQRVLDPNEYTVLQDVLFATFNSIDPTLLTISAIIIGVVTIIGLRLMHTLDVLSLGRATAIGLGVEYKRTVTIILVLVSVLVAVSTALVGPVMFFGLLVAALAHYLTGNGKHAYVLPAAILIAVICLVGGQVALERIFAFDTALSIIIEFLGGIVFIGLILKRGAR
- a CDS encoding ABC transporter ATP-binding protein — its product is MIIASQISKSYGDTLVVDGVSVSIPAGGVTSIIGPNGAGKSTLLSIVARLMSMDTGTVTVDGLDVTKTPSETLAKRLSILRQDNHISSRLTVRDLVGFGRYPYSKGRPTIEDKVHIDRALEYLHLENLAGRFLDELSGGQRQRAFVAMVLCQDTDYVLLDEPLNNLDMKHASGMMKIMRRAADELKKTVVLVLHDINFASWYSDTIIAMREGRICHQGPADGIISPDILEDIYDMPIRVEEIDGRRICLFYE